The following proteins come from a genomic window of Flavobacteriaceae bacterium MAR_2010_188:
- a CDS encoding 3-hydroxyacyl-CoA dehydrogenase has translation MSKRRINKVAVIGSGIMGSGIACHFANIGVEVLLLDIVPRELTDAEKAKGLTLEDKVVRNRLVNSSLEAALKSKPSPIYVQRFADRIKTGNMEDDISKVADVDWIIEVVVERLDIKNKVFDNLEKHRTTGTLITTNTSGIPIHLMSEGRSEDFQNHFCGTHFFNPARYLKLFEIIPGPKTSEEVLDFLTIYGEKFLGKTSVVAKDTPAFIGNRIGIFSIMSLFQMVKDMDLTVEEIDKLTGPVIGRPKSATFRTVDVVGLDTLVHVANGISDNRKDDERHGLFKLPDFVSSMMEKQWLGSKSGQGFYKKEGKDIRTLDLNTMDYRDKKSAKFSTFEQTKGIDKVVDRWPVLVEGKDKAGEFYRKNLGALFAYVSNRIPEITDQLYKIDDAMKAGFGWEHGPFQIWDAVGVQKGIELIKAEGLDYGSWVDDMLSSGQKSFYQVKDGANYAYDIDKKSVEKIPGQDAFIILDNIRKTSEVFKNKDLVVEDLGDGILNAEFQSKMNTIGADVLNGLNKAIDIAEKDFDGLVIGNQAANFSVGANIGMIFMMAVEQEYDELNMAIKYFQDTMMRMRYSSIPTVSAPHGMTLGGGCELSMHADKVVAAAETYIGLVEFGVGVIPGGGGSKEMTLRASDTFSKNDVELNVLQEYFLTIGMAKVATSAYEAFDLGILQKGKDVVIINKDRQLAAAKAYARIMADQGYTKPVKRTDVKVLGKQALGMFLVGTDAMEAGHYISEHDKKIANKLAYVMAGGDLSEPQQVSEQYLLDLEREAFLSLCGERKTLERIQHMLKTGKPLRN, from the coding sequence ATGAGCAAACGAAGAATCAATAAAGTTGCGGTCATCGGATCAGGTATTATGGGAAGCGGTATAGCTTGTCATTTTGCCAATATTGGTGTCGAAGTTCTGCTTCTTGATATCGTCCCCAGAGAACTGACCGACGCAGAAAAAGCCAAAGGTCTGACCCTAGAAGATAAAGTAGTACGAAACAGGCTCGTTAACAGCTCTCTTGAGGCGGCTCTAAAGTCAAAACCTTCTCCTATATATGTTCAGCGTTTTGCGGATCGCATTAAGACCGGAAATATGGAAGACGATATTTCTAAAGTTGCCGATGTAGACTGGATTATTGAGGTTGTAGTAGAACGTTTGGATATTAAGAACAAGGTTTTTGACAATCTTGAAAAACATAGAACTACAGGAACACTTATCACGACTAATACTTCGGGCATCCCGATACATTTGATGAGCGAAGGCAGAAGTGAAGATTTTCAGAATCATTTCTGCGGAACCCACTTTTTTAATCCTGCCCGTTATTTAAAGTTATTCGAAATTATACCAGGTCCAAAAACTTCGGAAGAAGTCTTGGACTTTCTAACGATTTACGGTGAAAAATTCTTGGGGAAGACGTCGGTTGTTGCAAAAGATACACCAGCATTTATCGGTAATAGAATCGGAATCTTTAGCATTATGAGCTTGTTTCAGATGGTTAAGGATATGGACTTAACCGTTGAAGAAATAGATAAACTTACTGGTCCGGTTATCGGACGACCTAAATCTGCCACCTTTAGAACGGTAGATGTGGTTGGGCTAGACACTCTAGTTCACGTTGCCAACGGTATTTCCGACAACAGAAAGGACGACGAACGCCATGGACTATTTAAACTTCCAGATTTTGTAAGCTCTATGATGGAGAAACAGTGGTTGGGAAGTAAGTCTGGTCAAGGTTTTTATAAAAAAGAAGGCAAGGATATTAGAACTCTCGATTTAAATACCATGGATTATCGAGATAAGAAATCCGCTAAGTTTTCAACATTCGAGCAGACTAAAGGAATCGATAAAGTAGTCGATAGATGGCCTGTTTTAGTTGAAGGAAAAGATAAGGCGGGGGAATTCTACCGGAAAAATTTAGGTGCTTTATTCGCCTATGTTTCAAACCGAATCCCAGAAATTACGGATCAACTTTACAAGATTGATGATGCCATGAAAGCCGGTTTTGGCTGGGAACATGGACCATTCCAGATTTGGGATGCAGTCGGCGTTCAAAAAGGTATCGAACTTATAAAAGCTGAAGGATTAGATTATGGTAGCTGGGTAGATGATATGTTATCATCTGGGCAAAAATCTTTTTATCAAGTAAAAGATGGAGCCAACTACGCCTATGATATCGATAAAAAATCAGTTGAAAAGATTCCAGGACAGGATGCATTTATCATCTTGGATAATATCAGAAAGACCAGTGAAGTCTTTAAGAACAAAGATTTGGTGGTAGAAGATTTAGGAGACGGAATTCTTAATGCAGAATTTCAATCTAAAATGAATACCATTGGCGCAGATGTTTTGAATGGTCTAAATAAAGCAATTGATATCGCAGAAAAGGATTTCGATGGATTGGTAATTGGGAATCAAGCTGCAAACTTCTCAGTTGGCGCAAACATCGGGATGATTTTCATGATGGCGGTAGAGCAGGAATATGACGAGCTTAATATGGCGATTAAATATTTCCAAGACACTATGATGAGGATGAGATATTCTTCGATCCCGACAGTGTCTGCTCCACACGGAATGACCTTGGGAGGTGGGTGCGAACTTTCGATGCACGCAGATAAGGTGGTTGCCGCAGCCGAAACTTACATCGGATTGGTAGAATTTGGAGTTGGGGTTATACCTGGCGGTGGTGGCTCCAAGGAAATGACTTTACGAGCATCAGATACTTTCAGTAAAAATGATGTTGAATTAAATGTTCTTCAAGAATATTTCTTGACCATTGGGATGGCTAAAGTTGCCACCTCAGCCTATGAAGCTTTTGATCTCGGTATCCTTCAAAAAGGGAAAGATGTAGTCATCATAAATAAAGATAGACAACTTGCGGCCGCGAAAGCTTACGCTAGGATTATGGCAGATCAAGGATATACCAAACCGGTAAAAAGAACCGATGTAAAAGTACTTGGAAAACAAGCCTTGGGAATGTTTTTAGTTGGAACTGACGCTATGGAAGCCGGACACTATATTTCAGAACACGATAAAAAAATAGCCAATAAGTTAGCCTATGTAATGGCTGGCGGCGATTTATCTGAACCTCAGCAAGTGAGCGAACAATATCTTCTTGATTTGGAAAGGGAAGCATTTTTAAGCCTTTGCGGAGAGAGAAAAACTTTAGAAAGAATTCAGCATATGTTAAAGACTGGGAAGCCGTTGAGAAACTAA
- a CDS encoding acetyl-CoA acyltransferase translates to MKQAYIVKAYRTAVGKAPRGVFRFKRPDELAAETIQYIMNELPQFDKKRIDDVIVGNAMPEAEQGLNMGRLISLMGLKIEDVPGVTVNRYCASGIETIGIATAKIQSGMADCIIAGGAESMSFIPMGGFKPTPDYAVAKEGNEDYYWGMGLTAEAVAEKYKVSREDQDEFAYNSHMKALKAQEENRFQDQIVPITIDETYIDENGKKANKSYTVTKDEGPRKGTNLEALAKLRPVFAANGSVTAGNSSQMSDGAAFVMIMSEEMVKELNLEPIARLVNYAAAGVEPRLMGIGPIKAIPKALKQAGLKQSDLALIELNEAFASQSLAVIRELGLDPNIVNVNGGAIALGHPLGCTGSKLSVQLFDEMRKRDMKNKYGAVTMCVGTGQGACGIFEFLN, encoded by the coding sequence ATGAAACAAGCATACATAGTAAAAGCATACAGAACAGCAGTAGGAAAAGCGCCTCGAGGCGTATTTAGGTTTAAAAGACCAGATGAGCTTGCGGCAGAGACCATTCAATATATTATGAATGAGTTACCTCAGTTCGATAAAAAGAGAATTGATGATGTCATCGTTGGTAACGCTATGCCAGAGGCCGAACAAGGTCTTAACATGGGCCGTCTCATTTCTTTAATGGGTCTTAAAATTGAAGATGTTCCTGGTGTTACAGTCAACAGATATTGTGCTTCAGGAATCGAAACAATTGGGATTGCAACAGCTAAAATTCAGAGTGGAATGGCAGATTGCATTATTGCAGGTGGTGCTGAAAGCATGAGTTTTATCCCGATGGGTGGCTTTAAGCCAACCCCCGATTATGCGGTAGCGAAAGAAGGAAATGAAGATTATTACTGGGGAATGGGTCTTACAGCAGAAGCAGTTGCGGAGAAGTACAAAGTATCTCGTGAAGACCAAGATGAGTTTGCCTACAATTCTCATATGAAAGCGTTGAAGGCACAAGAAGAAAATCGTTTTCAAGATCAGATTGTTCCTATAACGATTGACGAAACTTATATAGATGAAAACGGCAAAAAAGCAAATAAATCGTATACCGTTACTAAAGACGAAGGTCCAAGAAAAGGGACCAATTTAGAAGCATTGGCGAAATTACGTCCTGTTTTTGCAGCAAACGGGTCGGTAACTGCGGGTAATTCATCCCAAATGAGTGACGGCGCCGCGTTCGTGATGATTATGAGTGAAGAAATGGTCAAAGAATTAAATCTAGAACCCATTGCGCGATTAGTCAATTATGCCGCTGCAGGCGTAGAACCTAGATTAATGGGTATCGGACCCATAAAAGCAATTCCAAAAGCATTAAAGCAAGCTGGTTTAAAACAATCTGATTTAGCGTTAATAGAATTGAATGAAGCTTTTGCTTCACAATCTTTGGCAGTGATTAGAGAACTTGGATTAGACCCAAACATTGTAAACGTCAATGGTGGAGCCATCGCTTTAGGTCATCCATTAGGATGTACCGGTTCTAAACTTTCAGTTCAACTATTTGATGAAATGCGTAAGCGTGATATGAAGAATAAATATGGAGCAGTAACGATGTGCGTTGGTACAGGACAAGGAGCTTGCGGCATTTTTGAATTCCTTAATTAG
- a CDS encoding DNA-binding transcriptional regulator, MarR family, which produces MKDKTIDYVLRTTWLAVNKMYNEEAAQFETTMATGFALLSIDPENGTASTSLGPKMGMEATSLSRTLKTMQEKGLIERRPNPEDGRGVIIHLTEFGREKRAYSREKVLTFNDAIKAKISKEKLDSFYEVAELINNMISNKQIYNQKETTLK; this is translated from the coding sequence ATGAAAGACAAAACCATCGACTATGTGCTGAGAACCACTTGGCTCGCGGTTAATAAAATGTATAATGAAGAGGCAGCTCAATTTGAAACTACTATGGCTACAGGTTTCGCTCTTTTAAGTATAGACCCAGAAAACGGAACAGCTTCTACTTCACTAGGACCAAAAATGGGAATGGAAGCTACCAGCCTTTCTAGAACTTTAAAGACCATGCAAGAAAAAGGTCTTATAGAAAGAAGGCCAAATCCTGAAGATGGTCGTGGTGTCATAATTCACCTAACCGAGTTTGGAAGAGAGAAAAGAGCTTATTCAAGAGAAAAAGTATTGACGTTTAATGATGCCATAAAAGCTAAAATTTCCAAGGAAAAATTAGACAGTTTTTATGAAGTTGCAGAGTTGATCAATAATATGATTTCTAACAAGCAAATCTATAATCAAAAAGAAACTACCCTTAAATAA
- a CDS encoding four helix bundle protein: MHRFEELKIWQKALDITEQCYRITSKFPNEEKFNLTNQIRRSAVSIPSNIAEGAGRNSKGEFKHFLGIANGSAYELLTQLYLSERLKMVNSEEIKEIADNIQEVCKMNYALQNSIIKS; this comes from the coding sequence ATGCATCGCTTTGAGGAATTGAAAATTTGGCAGAAAGCCTTGGATATAACAGAACAGTGTTATAGAATAACTTCAAAATTTCCAAATGAGGAGAAGTTTAATCTTACTAATCAAATAAGAAGAAGCGCAGTATCTATCCCGTCAAACATTGCAGAAGGTGCGGGAAGAAATTCTAAGGGAGAGTTTAAACATTTTCTAGGTATTGCTAATGGATCTGCCTATGAATTGCTAACCCAACTGTATTTATCTGAAAGATTAAAGATGGTAAATAGCGAAGAAATAAAAGAAATCGCAGATAACATTCAAGAAGTTTGTAAGATGAACTACGCACTGCAAAACTCAATTATAAAGTCTTAA